The Thermodesulfobacteriota bacterium genome contains the following window.
CCCTTATCGGTCTCGGGGCCGGTGCCTACCTGGGGACGGCCCACCTGCTGGGCCTGCACGACGCCGCCCGGCTCTCGGGGGCGCTGGCCCGGCGGCTGGGCCGCCGGAGGGTTGCCTAGCCACCCTCCCCAGATCGGTATCGGTATCGGTATCGGGATCGGTATCGGGTTCGAAAACGGGGGTCGATACCGATAGCGATACCGACGGGGGGCACTTCCCCCCTCGCCTCAGCCCTTCCCGCCCGGCTCCGACTCCCGCAGGGCAGCCTTGGCCTCGCACCAGAGCCGCTCCAGCTCCTCCACGGACGCATCGCCGGGGCGAAGGCCCCGAACCGCCAGCACCTCCTCCATCCGGGCGAAGCGGGCAAGAAACTTCTCGGTGGTGCCGTGGAGCGCTCCTTCCGGGTCGAGGTCCAGGTGGCGGCCCAGGTTCACCAGGGCAAAGAGAAGGTCGCCCAGCTCCTCGGCCGCCGCCGAGCGGTCGTCCGCGGCGATGGCGCGGCGCAGCTCCCCGAGCTCCTCCTCCACCTTCTCCAGCACCCCGGCGGGGTCCGCCCAGTCGAAGCCGACTCCGGCCGCCTTCTCCGAGACCCGCCGCGCCCGGTGGAGCGCCGGGAGGCGCCGGGGAACCCCCTCCAGCGCGCCGCGGCCGGGCTTTTCCCCGGCCTTGATCTTGGCCCAGCTCTCCCGCACCGCCTCCGCGTCCTGGGCCCGGGCGTCTCCGAAGACGTGGGGGTGGCGGCGGACCAGCTTTTCGCAGATCGCGCGCAGACTGTCGGCCACGGTGAACGTGCCGGCTTCCCGGCCCATCTGGGTCAGGAGGGCCACCTCCAGGAGCACGTCCCCCAGCTCATCCCGCAACTCCTCCGGGTCGCCCCGCTCCACCGCCTCTGCCACCTCGTGGGCTTCCTCCACCAGGTAGGGCGCGATGGTCCGGGGGGTCTGCTCCCGGTCCCAGGGGCAGCCTCCGGGGGAGCGCAGCGTCTCCACGATCTCCAGGAGGCGCAGGAAGAGGGCAGGGGTCTCGGGGTCCTGAAGGCGCACGGCATTCTCCGTCGGGGGGTTCGGGCAGACGCGCATCTTATGCCCGCGGGGGACACCCTTTGCAAGACCGGCGCCGCGCCTTGACCCCTTGAGCGGCCCACCGTACAGTGCACGGCACGGCAGCCCGAAACCCCGGGGAGGAACCCATGAAGGGAGCACCGGAAGGCGTCGAGCGCGAGGTGGTGCGCCTGGCTGCTGCCCAGCCCCAGGTGCGGCGGGTGCTGCTCTTCGGCTCCAGGGCCCGGGGGGACGCGGACCCTCGCGCCGACGTGGATCTGGCCGTGGTGGCGCCCGGCGCCGAACCGCGGGTCTGGCTGGATTTTGCCTTCCGGCTCGAAGAGATCGACTCTCCGGTGCCGGTACAGGTGGTGCGGCTCGAGGAGGCGCCGGCGGCCCTCCGGGAACGCGTGCTGGAAGAGGGAGTGGTGTGGTATGCCAGGAACTAGGGCCGAGCAAAGCCTTCGAAGCCTCGGTTCCGCGCTGGAGCGCCTGCGGGAGGCGCTGGCGGAACCGGAGACCTCGAGCCTCGCGGTCGACGGCACCATCCAGCGCTTCGAGTTCGTCATCGAGCTGTTCTGGAAGTCGCTGAAACGCGCGCTGGAGGAAGAGGGCATCGAGACCCGCACGCCGCGGGAGGCGCTACAGCGCGCGTATCAGGCGGGTTGGCTGGGCGACGAGACCGCGTGGCTCCAGATGCTGCGCGACCGAAACGAGACCTCCCACATCTACGACGAGGGAGCAGCCCGCAGGATCTACGGCCACATCCGACAGTACTTCCCCGAGATGGCGCGCACCTTCGCCTTCCTCCGGCAACGCTTCCCCTCCGATCGCTGAAGCCGGGGGAAATCCCGCGCACGACTCCGTCCCGATTCCGAGCACCGACACAGGCCGGGGCGTGTGCAGCCCCGGCCTTTCGCGTTTCGGGTGCTTCGGAAAACGGCCGGCCTACTTCTTCGCCATCCCCGCCAGCGCCTCGTCGAGGATCTTGAGGCCCTTCTGGCTCTCGTCCACCGAGCGGGTGAGGGATTCCCGGGCAAGCTCCGGGTTGTGGAAGCCGTCGGAGTTCTCGGCAGTCCAGTACTCCCACAGAATGTGGGCCTTGAGGTGCTGGTCCTGGGCCTGCTTGACCGCGCCCTCGGGCACGCCGGCCTTCTTGGCCTCCACGATCTTGTCGATGAGCTGGTCGAGCCAGAACTCGGCCTTGCGCATCCTGCCCTTGAAGTAGGCCTTGACCGAGTCGATGGTGTAGCGGGCCCGCTCCTCGTCCCAGTCGGCGTGGCACCTGAGGCACGTCTCCTGGAGCATCACCTTGGGCGTGGTGGCGAAGTGGGAGGTGTACTCCTTCCCCGTCTTCGCGCTCTTCACCTTGGGCGCGTGGCAGTGGTCGCACTGGACCCCGGCCTTGGCGTGCTTCGAGTTGTAGTAGGTCTCGGACTCGGGGTGCTGCCCCTTCCACAGGAACCCGCCGGTGAAGCTGTTCTTGAAGTCGAGGAAGGCGATCTGGCCCACGTAGTGGTCGTAGAGGCCGAGCACGTCCTTGTAGGGGAAGTGGTTGGTGCGCCGGTCGGCCATCGTGACCCGCTCGCCGGTCTTGGCGTCGGTGCCGGGGTTGCAGTTGTACTCCACGTGGCACTGGCCGCACTGGAGGCGGGAGTCGTACTTCTCCAGCAGGGCGATCTTCCGGGTGAAGCCGCGCACCCCCATGTCGATCACCTGGATCTTGGTGCGCTCCGGATCCCTGTGCCACAGGGTGTCGGCCTCGGGCCGGGTCAGGGCGTCGATGAAGCCGTCGCGCACCACCCGGGGCTTGGCGGCGTGGGGATCGTGGCACGTGAAGCAGTTGAGCCCGTGCTGGATGGTGCGGGCCACCTCCACGGGGTTCGAGGCCCGGGACCACTTGGCCCCCACGTCCGGGTCGCCCATGTAGGCCCAGTCGAGGATCTGGTCCTGGCTCTTGCACTGGAAGCACACGGGGTTGGCCGCCGCCGCCGTCTGGGGCAGGAAGGCCTTGTGCTCGTTCGAGTCGGGGTAGCGGTCCTCCAGGTAGTCCCAGGTCTTCTTGCCCGCGGGTTGGGCCACGTAACGCCAGCCTTCCTTGGGCTGGAACCGCCCGCCGAAGGCCCGGTCGACCACGAACTGGTCCACCACCATCCAGGGGTGGCTGCGGGTGAGGGCGTGCTCCTTGGTGAACCCGTGGCCCGCCATGAGCTTGTCCCAGAAGGGGTTGGGAGACCGGTTGGTGAGCTGGCTCTTCTCGTCCCGGGCCGGCCGGTGGTAGGAGGTCGTGAGGAAGCTCTCGAGCTGCTCCGTGTGGCACGCCCCGCAGGCGTACCAGGAGAGGTCGGTGACCGGGCGGGTCGCGGCGCCCGGGTCCTTCAGGTGGGCCTGTAGCCCGGAGTGGCAGGCCGTGCAGTTGACGCCGTCGTGCTTGGCCCCCTTGTGCAGGGACTCGATGACGTCATGGCACTCGTAGCACGAGGCCACCGCCACGTCGGGCTCGGCGGCCGCGGCGGGCCCCGCCGCCCAGACCAGCAGCCCGAGAGCCGCCACGAAACACCTCCCCTTCCTCTGTGCCGCCATGGCCATCCTCCCTCTGCGCCTCGCGCGAGTATGGGTGTATCCCCCCAAGTCATGGACGTCTGTGCGGAGGGCCGCCCCCGGCATCATCGGTATCGGTATCGCTATCGGTATCGACCCTGACGCCGATCCCGATACCGATCCCGATTTCGAGAGTCGGCACCTCACCGCCCCGCCCCTCGGTTGTTGCCCTCCAGTTGGGGCAGCACCTCCCGGCGGGAGACCGGAACCCACCGGGGCGGCTCCCCCGCGTCCCGGGGCTCGGCCTCGAACCGCACCTCCAGGGCTCCGGGGGTGCCCTCCTCCCACCCGGCGCGGAAGAGCTCGTCCAGGGTCAGGGCCTTGCGGTAGAAGACCCGAAAGGGGTACCGCACCGCCGCCGCCTCTCCGGCGTCCCCCTGCCGCACCGCGGGCTCTTCGTACTCCCGGTACGCCTGGCCGGGCCCCCGGTGGCAGGCGTGGGACGCCAGATCGAACTGCACCACCTCCTCCACGCCCCGGGGGGACGCGAGCCCCGACCCCCGCACCTCGTCCTGTTCGGCCTGGAGCACCTCGCGGTACGCCCGGGCAGCCTCCGCCAGCCCCGCCCGCCCCTCGAACCCGTCCGCAGCGGGGGCCTCCGGCCCGGCTGCGCCCAGCAGGAGGAGCGCCGCCAGCGCCCCGAGCGCCCTACCCGGCACCCGCACCGCTCCCGCCCTCCTTCAGCCCATACCGCTCGCGCACCCGGCGGGAGAGCTCCCGCAAGAGCTCGTAGCACGCCTCCACGGTGGTCCCCTGGTCGGGGTTCACGAGGGCGCAGGTGGCGGGCAGGAGCAGGCTCCTGGGCAGGAGCTCCTCCCGGGTGAGGCCCCCCTTCTCCAGGGTGTCCCACAGGCCCTCCAGGTGGTCCAGCAGGCCCTGGAGGTCCGAGGCCCGAAACTCGTCGTAGTTGGCCGGCACGATGCCCCACCCCACCACCCCCCCCCGCTCGAGGAAGCGCTTGAGGCTCGGGATGTAATTCACGAACCGGTCTCCCCGCCCGAAGGCGTTGAAGGAGAGCACGTCCATGGGGGTGCGCAAGAGGAAGTCCCAGTCGGGGTTTCCGCACAGGTGCACGCCGCGCTTGCCCTCCACCAGGGAGAAGAAGTGGTCCAGGTCCTCCCGGGCCTTCTGGTCGCTGTAGCCCGAGAGGGAAGAGAAGATGAACTCCAGCCCCGGCTCGTCCACGAACATGAAGGCGTTGGGGTTCTTGGCGGCGAGCTCCCGGCCCATCACCGACACCTTGCGCGCCATGAAGTCCAGCAGCAGCGGGCGCACCTCGTCGCTGTAGATGAGCGGGCGGTCGTTCTCGTCCTTCACGCTGAACCCGAAGGAGACCGGCCCCTCCACCTGCCCCCGGATGGCCGCGTACCCCGACAGGTCGAGCTCGAGGAACCGGTGGTACACCACCGAGTAGCGCTCCGAGAGCCGGTAGAGCTCCGGGTCTTCCATCCGGGCCAGAAAATCCTCCAGCTCTGCGTAGAAGCGCTCGGTGGAGAAGTCGATCCGCTGGCGCTCCTCGTCGATCCGCACCCCGGGAAAGTTCTCCGAGACCTGTAC
Protein-coding sequences here:
- a CDS encoding ammonia-forming cytochrome c nitrite reductase subunit c552: MAAQRKGRCFVAALGLLVWAAGPAAAAEPDVAVASCYECHDVIESLHKGAKHDGVNCTACHSGLQAHLKDPGAATRPVTDLSWYACGACHTEQLESFLTTSYHRPARDEKSQLTNRSPNPFWDKLMAGHGFTKEHALTRSHPWMVVDQFVVDRAFGGRFQPKEGWRYVAQPAGKKTWDYLEDRYPDSNEHKAFLPQTAAAANPVCFQCKSQDQILDWAYMGDPDVGAKWSRASNPVEVARTIQHGLNCFTCHDPHAAKPRVVRDGFIDALTRPEADTLWHRDPERTKIQVIDMGVRGFTRKIALLEKYDSRLQCGQCHVEYNCNPGTDAKTGERVTMADRRTNHFPYKDVLGLYDHYVGQIAFLDFKNSFTGGFLWKGQHPESETYYNSKHAKAGVQCDHCHAPKVKSAKTGKEYTSHFATTPKVMLQETCLRCHADWDEERARYTIDSVKAYFKGRMRKAEFWLDQLIDKIVEAKKAGVPEGAVKQAQDQHLKAHILWEYWTAENSDGFHNPELARESLTRSVDESQKGLKILDEALAGMAKK
- a CDS encoding nucleotidyltransferase domain-containing protein, with the protein product MKGAPEGVEREVVRLAAAQPQVRRVLLFGSRARGDADPRADVDLAVVAPGAEPRVWLDFAFRLEEIDSPVPVQVVRLEEAPAALRERVLEEGVVWYARN
- a CDS encoding HI0074 family nucleotidyltransferase substrate-binding subunit, whose amino-acid sequence is MPGTRAEQSLRSLGSALERLREALAEPETSSLAVDGTIQRFEFVIELFWKSLKRALEEEGIETRTPREALQRAYQAGWLGDETAWLQMLRDRNETSHIYDEGAARRIYGHIRQYFPEMARTFAFLRQRFPSDR
- the mazG gene encoding nucleoside triphosphate pyrophosphohydrolase gives rise to the protein MRLQDPETPALFLRLLEIVETLRSPGGCPWDREQTPRTIAPYLVEEAHEVAEAVERGDPEELRDELGDVLLEVALLTQMGREAGTFTVADSLRAICEKLVRRHPHVFGDARAQDAEAVRESWAKIKAGEKPGRGALEGVPRRLPALHRARRVSEKAAGVGFDWADPAGVLEKVEEELGELRRAIAADDRSAAAEELGDLLFALVNLGRHLDLDPEGALHGTTEKFLARFARMEEVLAVRGLRPGDASVEELERLWCEAKAALRESEPGGKG